The Rickettsiales bacterium genome includes a region encoding these proteins:
- the hisC gene encoding histidinol-phosphate transaminase: MRPTPNHGILEIAPYVGGKSTSNSAIKTIKLSSNETPLGASPKAIEAYKEVVTNLHRYPDGSAYKLREAISDIYELPLKKIVCGAGSDELIGLLVHAYVNKGDEVIISKHGFLMYKIYAQSVGAKVIAATEKELRTDVDAILATISPKTKIIFIANPNNPTGSYITTSELKRLHAGIPKNVILAIDDAYCEYVEADDYSDGSTLVKNNENVVMLRTFSKIYGLSALRLGWMFAPEHIIDVINRIRGPFNISTPAIEAGIAAVRDTEFTAKAKDFNKQELEKLFAKISELGLKPYPSAGNFLLVKFPEKGHTATAANAYLMERGLIVREVTNYGFPNCLRISVGLCEDNEAVIDVLRKFLNK, from the coding sequence ATGCGTCCTACCCCAAATCATGGAATTTTAGAGATAGCACCTTATGTTGGTGGAAAATCAACATCTAATTCCGCGATAAAAACCATTAAACTATCTTCCAACGAAACTCCACTTGGAGCAAGCCCTAAAGCTATAGAGGCTTATAAAGAAGTCGTCACTAATTTACACCGCTATCCTGATGGTAGCGCATATAAATTAAGAGAAGCAATCAGTGATATTTATGAACTTCCACTGAAAAAAATTGTCTGTGGCGCTGGATCTGATGAACTTATCGGATTATTAGTTCACGCTTATGTGAATAAAGGTGATGAGGTAATAATAAGCAAGCATGGTTTTTTGATGTATAAGATATACGCGCAGAGCGTTGGAGCTAAGGTAATAGCGGCAACAGAAAAAGAGCTAAGAACCGATGTTGACGCTATACTAGCCACTATAAGTCCAAAAACTAAGATTATATTCATCGCTAATCCTAACAATCCAACTGGATCATATATAACTACTTCCGAACTAAAACGTCTACATGCTGGTATTCCCAAAAATGTAATTCTAGCTATTGATGACGCTTACTGCGAATATGTGGAAGCGGATGACTATAGTGATGGCAGCACACTAGTAAAAAACAATGAAAATGTGGTAATGCTTAGAACATTCTCAAAAATTTATGGACTTAGCGCACTACGTCTTGGCTGGATGTTCGCGCCAGAACATATAATAGATGTTATAAACCGAATAAGAGGTCCTTTTAACATTTCAACTCCTGCTATAGAGGCTGGGATCGCCGCCGTGCGTGATACTGAATTTACCGCTAAAGCCAAAGACTTTAACAAACAAGAGTTGGAGAAATTATTTGCGAAAATATCAGAACTTGGTCTTAAGCCATATCCAAGCGCTGGTAATTTCTTATTGGTGAAATTTCCTGAAAAGGGGCACACCGCCACCGCCGCTAACGCCTATCTCATGGAAAGAGGGTTAATAGTTCGTGAGGTAACAAATTATGGGTTTCCCAACTGCCTGAGAATAAGCGTCGGTCTTTGCGAGGATAATGAGGCAGTCATTGATGTTTTAAGAAAATTCCTAAACAAATAA
- a CDS encoding prephenate dehydrogenase/arogenate dehydrogenase family protein translates to MTNPIFKQITIIGLGLIGSSIARGVRKNNLAERIIAYDQDELSLTYAIKEKFIDEAANNIGESVSDSELVIIATPPATLADISKEIATSLSDRTIVIDVASVKRPAISAIEDNLPQNVIFMPTHPIAGSERTGVRSGRDDLFKQRRIIITPEQPPEDELLNKLTNFWGAMGARLEGMPADTHDLIYAYMSHLPQLIAFCVTEPLGEFYKRELEDPQQNNIYKTFLRITSSDSELWADIFAQNSENLLKGLDRYIDAIAYVQRELQTAPKSEESKADEVIAYTRLFPRIVASCLITTVMEAEKNTGISFAKYAGTGFADFTTPALLPPDEDTESISAQYKQVEKILDAFLLRLKQFRHALVSRQ, encoded by the coding sequence ATGACTAATCCAATATTCAAACAGATAACTATAATAGGGCTCGGTTTGATCGGCAGCTCTATCGCGCGTGGAGTTCGTAAAAACAATCTTGCTGAAAGAATAATCGCTTATGATCAAGATGAATTGTCTTTAACCTACGCTATTAAAGAAAAATTTATTGACGAAGCGGCAAATAATATTGGGGAATCCGTAAGTGACAGTGAATTGGTAATAATCGCCACCCCACCAGCGACACTCGCTGATATAAGCAAAGAAATAGCGACAAGCCTCAGCGACAGAACTATAGTAATAGACGTAGCATCGGTAAAAAGACCGGCTATTTCGGCTATTGAAGATAACCTACCACAGAATGTGATATTTATGCCAACTCACCCAATAGCTGGTAGTGAGAGAACTGGTGTACGTAGTGGACGTGATGACCTTTTTAAGCAACGGAGAATAATAATAACCCCAGAGCAACCTCCAGAAGATGAATTACTTAACAAGCTTACCAATTTTTGGGGCGCGATGGGCGCTAGGCTAGAGGGGATGCCAGCGGACACGCATGACCTTATTTACGCTTATATGTCGCATCTGCCACAACTTATAGCGTTTTGCGTAACAGAACCGCTTGGTGAGTTTTACAAGCGGGAACTGGAAGACCCTCAACAGAATAACATATATAAAACTTTTCTTAGAATCACCTCCTCCGACTCAGAATTATGGGCTGATATTTTCGCGCAGAATAGTGAGAATCTACTAAAAGGACTAGATCGCTATATTGACGCTATCGCTTATGTCCAGCGTGAATTACAGACTGCTCCCAAAAGCGAGGAAAGCAAAGCTGATGAGGTAATAGCGTATACTAGATTATTCCCACGCATTGTCGCTTCCTGCCTAATTACCACTGTTATGGAAGCGGAAAAAAACACTGGAATATCTTTTGCCAAATATGCCGGAACCGGTTTTGCTGATTTTACCACCCCTGCCCTGCTACCTCCTGATGAGGATACGGAAAGTATCTCCGCGCAATATAAACAGGTTGAGAAGATACTTGATGCCTTCCTTTTGCGCCTTAAACAGTTCCGCCACGCGCTTGTTAGCAGACAATAA
- a CDS encoding squalene/phytoene synthase family protein, giving the protein MIFASKEEYSHYCVQVKNQRYDFFVSLMFIPSHLREVAVAICALDIELMSIHSNVKEEMMGHIRYAWWQEAIESIKNGEIRAQPLIQALARAEINEDIVIPIINSYRENFPDKPSNSDNILRDTIKKYLLSKADKKEIKKWEKSVSIINKHNAKHGNKKNWLLLSRLLFVF; this is encoded by the coding sequence ATGATTTTTGCAAGTAAAGAAGAATATTCTCATTATTGCGTGCAGGTGAAAAATCAAAGGTATGATTTTTTTGTGTCACTAATGTTTATTCCATCTCATCTGCGAGAGGTGGCGGTAGCTATATGCGCGCTAGATATTGAGCTTATGAGTATCCACTCTAACGTAAAAGAGGAGATGATGGGGCATATACGCTACGCTTGGTGGCAGGAGGCGATAGAGTCTATAAAAAATGGGGAAATTCGTGCGCAACCGCTAATTCAGGCTTTGGCAAGAGCGGAAATAAATGAGGATATAGTAATTCCGATTATCAACTCTTATCGGGAGAATTTTCCTGATAAACCAAGTAACTCTGATAATATATTGCGTGATACTATAAAAAAATATTTACTTAGTAAGGCAGATAAAAAAGAAATAAAGAAATGGGAAAAATCCGTAAGCATTATAAATAAACACAACGCCAAACACGGAAATAAAAAAAACTGGCTGTTGTTGAGCAGATTGTTGTTTGTTTTTTGA
- a CDS encoding UDP-glucose/GDP-mannose dehydrogenase family protein, producing MRIAVIGTGYVGLVSGVCFSEFGFHVTCVDKDPDKIAGLQQHVMPIYEPGLEQLVESNRKAGRLFFTTDLGQAVEQADIVFIAVGTPSNDSDGMPDLSALNSAARDVAKHIKDYTLVVNKSTVPIGTNREISRLISQENPNADFDVASNPEFLREGVAIEDFMSPDRIVVGVDSKRARNLMNRIYEPICLNGAKILFTTFESAEMIKYASNSLLATRIAFINEMADLCEKTGANIRDVARGVGLDSRIGDKFLQAGPGYGGSCFPKDTLALRQMAVNNGVPSRLVEATIESNESRKKQMAEKIISAAVEVKDKTIAILGLTFKPNTDDMRESASLSIIPALIGSGAKIKAYDPQGMKEAKHHLKEYSNSITWCNSSYEAMEDADMLVILTEWNEFRSLELKQVKELLKTPLVVDLRNIYKRQDMMAHGFNYISVGRQKVVTGEPWIADLNMDDELAV from the coding sequence ATGCGAATTGCCGTAATTGGAACCGGATATGTTGGTCTAGTCTCCGGTGTATGTTTTTCTGAGTTTGGCTTTCACGTTACTTGTGTTGATAAAGATCCAGATAAAATCGCCGGATTGCAGCAGCACGTAATGCCAATTTATGAGCCGGGTCTTGAACAGCTAGTTGAGAGTAATCGTAAGGCTGGTCGCTTATTTTTTACTACGGATTTAGGGCAGGCGGTAGAGCAAGCTGATATAGTGTTTATCGCTGTTGGTACTCCGTCTAATGATAGCGACGGCATGCCGGATTTAAGCGCGCTTAACTCAGCGGCAAGAGATGTCGCTAAACACATAAAAGATTACACTTTAGTTGTTAATAAATCTACCGTCCCAATTGGAACTAACCGTGAAATATCTCGTCTTATATCACAGGAAAATCCGAACGCTGATTTTGATGTGGCTTCCAATCCTGAATTCTTGCGTGAAGGGGTGGCGATAGAGGATTTTATGTCACCGGACAGGATTGTGGTTGGTGTTGACTCTAAGCGGGCGCGTAATCTTATGAACAGGATTTATGAACCGATATGCTTAAATGGCGCGAAGATATTATTTACCACCTTTGAAAGCGCTGAGATGATAAAATACGCTTCAAATAGTCTGCTTGCCACTCGTATCGCTTTTATTAACGAAATGGCTGATTTATGTGAGAAAACCGGAGCTAATATTCGTGATGTTGCGCGTGGTGTCGGGCTTGATAGCAGAATAGGAGATAAATTCTTACAAGCTGGTCCGGGTTATGGCGGTTCGTGTTTCCCTAAGGATACGCTGGCTCTTAGGCAGATGGCTGTAAATAATGGAGTTCCCAGTCGTTTGGTAGAAGCGACTATAGAAAGTAATGAAAGCCGTAAGAAACAAATGGCGGAGAAGATTATATCAGCGGCTGTGGAGGTAAAAGACAAAACTATCGCCATACTTGGTCTGACCTTTAAGCCAAATACTGATGATATGCGAGAGAGCGCCAGTCTTTCAATAATACCAGCTTTAATCGGTAGTGGCGCTAAAATAAAAGCTTATGACCCGCAAGGTATGAAAGAGGCAAAACATCATCTTAAAGAATATAGTAATAGCATAACATGGTGTAATAGCTCGTATGAAGCGATGGAAGATGCCGATATGTTGGTTATTCTTACCGAGTGGAACGAGTTTCGTAGTCTTGAGTTAAAGCAGGTAAAGGAATTACTCAAAACACCTTTAGTGGTTGATTTACGCAATATCTACAAACGGCAGGATATGATGGCGCATGGCTTTAACTATATATCAGTGGGTAGACAAAAAGTGGTAACAGGTGAGCCGTGGATAGCTGACCTTAATATGGATGATGAGTTAGCTGTCTGA
- the tnpA gene encoding IS200/IS605 family transposase, with translation MSYRKQNNCIYLCHYHLVFATKYRRKIINEGVSEFLRNRLYEITEHYPEIDIMEYNDDKDHIHILVSIPPKMSVGDVVRIIKTNTARKIKVKFPFLKKVYWGTDSIWSGSYFVSTVGINEKIIQRYIEKQGQEDCGQAKLELE, from the coding sequence ATGAGTTACAGGAAACAAAATAACTGCATCTATCTATGTCACTATCACCTTGTTTTTGCGACTAAATACCGTCGTAAGATTATCAACGAAGGTGTTAGCGAATTTTTGAGGAATAGACTCTATGAAATAACGGAACATTATCCAGAAATAGATATTATGGAATATAATGATGATAAAGATCATATACATATTCTTGTGTCTATTCCTCCAAAGATGAGCGTAGGAGATGTTGTACGAATAATTAAGACGAATACAGCACGCAAAATCAAGGTAAAGTTTCCGTTTCTCAAAAAGGTGTATTGGGGTACAGATAGTATATGGTCGGGCAGTTATTTTGTTTCTACGGTGGGGATAAATGAAAAGATTATACAGCGTTATATAGAAAAACAAGGGCAGGAAGATTGTGGCCAAGCGAAGCTTGAACTAGAGTGA
- a CDS encoding superoxide dismutase, translating into MTFTLPELPYTPNALEPHISANTFSYHYNKHHQAYVTNLNNLVKDTPLASASLEDVIKQTAGDAGKAGIFNNAAQVWNHTFYWNSMKPNGGSEPSGDLAARINKDFGSFDAFKEAFKQAGATQFGSGWAWLVLDGDTLKVTKTANADLPMAHGQKALLTCDVWEHAYYLDYQNRRPDYLATFLDKLVNWDFAAKNLA; encoded by the coding sequence ATGACTTTTACATTACCGGAACTACCATACACACCTAACGCCCTTGAACCTCACATCTCAGCTAATACTTTTTCCTATCACTATAATAAGCACCATCAAGCCTATGTTACTAACCTGAATAATCTGGTAAAGGATACTCCTCTTGCCTCAGCTAGCCTTGAGGATGTAATAAAACAAACCGCTGGTGACGCTGGCAAAGCCGGTATCTTTAATAACGCCGCTCAGGTGTGGAACCACACATTCTACTGGAATTCAATGAAACCAAATGGTGGTAGTGAGCCAAGTGGAGATTTAGCGGCAAGAATTAATAAAGATTTTGGTAGTTTTGACGCTTTCAAAGAAGCTTTCAAACAAGCGGGAGCTACTCAATTCGGTAGCGGCTGGGCATGGCTGGTGCTAGACGGCGATACACTTAAAGTAACTAAAACCGCAAACGCTGACCTACCAATGGCGCACGGTCAGAAGGCACTGCTTACCTGTGACGTGTGGGAACATGCTTATTATCTTGATTATCAAAACCGCCGCCCTGACTATTTGGCGACTTTCCTTGATAAGCTAGTTAACTGGGATTTCGCCGCTAAGAATTTAGCCTAA